A genomic region of Miscanthus floridulus cultivar M001 chromosome 3, ASM1932011v1, whole genome shotgun sequence contains the following coding sequences:
- the LOC136545394 gene encoding cytochrome b-c1 complex subunit 7-like, whose protein sequence is MLSKLSAWFVNPRRNPLARLHRNAVASRLRKYGLRYDDLYDPYHDLDIKEALARLPREVVDARNQRLKRAMDLSMKHQYLPDDVQAIQTPFRSYLSDMLALVKKESAEREALGALPLYQRTIP, encoded by the exons ATGCTCTCCAAGCTGTCGGCATGGTTCGTGAACCCGCGGCGGAACCCGCTCGCGCGCCTCCACCGGAACGCCGTCGCGTCCCGCCTCCGCAAATACG GGCTCCGGTACGACGACCTCTACGACCCTTACCATGACCTGGACATCAAGGAGGCGCTGGCGCGGCTGCCGCGGGAGGTGGTGGACGCCCGCAACCAGCGCCTCAAGCGGGCCATGGACCTCTCCATGAAGCACCAGTACCTACCCGACGACGTCCAG GCTATACAGACGCCATTCAGGAGCTACCTTTCTGACATGCTTGCTCTT GTGAAAAAGGAGAGCGCAGAGCGTGAAGCATTGGGAGCACTTCCACTCTACCAGAGAACCATCCCATAA
- the LOC136545393 gene encoding uncharacterized protein, with protein MVPSAAAGPSLPRPSSSHLRLRPAGSVLQPVSVPHVLLQGRRRRHRRLTGVVRAAPDAPPVVRAAVSAVTELLRALSPNKNIRDGATQQGEDPVPPPCGSVDDVLTVLQDDYRRAYFLTGDFTPGIYTEDCLFEDPTIKFRGLSRYSQNLGLLVPFFDSPSLELESIEKGFMVEMKFVKATWKLRTYLRLPWRPLIAIRGNTTYDLNEDFKVIRHSESWDVSALEAIAQIFVSAPEQLEGI; from the exons ATGGTGCCAAGCGCAGCCGCCGGGCCGTCCCTGCCCCGGCCATCGAGCAGCCACCTGCGGCTGCGGCCCGCTGGCAGCGTCCTGCAGCCCGTCTCCGTCCCGCACGTCTTGCTGCAGGGGCGGAGGCGTCGCCACCGGCGCCTCACGGGCGTCGTCAGAGCTGCGCCCGACGCGCCGCCGGTGGTCAGGGCGGCCGTCAGCGCCGTCACCGAGCTCCTCAGAGCCCTTTCCCCAAACAAGAACATCAG GGATGGTGCTACCCAGCAGGGCGAGGATCCGGTTCCGCCGCCTTGCGGCAGCGTCGACGACGTGCTCACCGTGCTCCAAGACGATTACCGGCGCGCCTACTTCCTCACCG GGGATTTCACTCCGGGAATATACACCGAAGACTGCTTGTTTGAGGATCCGACGATAAAGTTCCGAG GACTTTCTAGGTACTCTCAGAATCTGGGTCTGCTGGTGCCGTTCTTCGACAGCCCTTCGCTTGAACTAGAGAGCATTGAGAAG GGTTTCATGGTTGAAATGAAGTTCGTCAAAGCAACATGGAAACTAAG GACATATTTGAGGCTTCCATGGAGGCCCCTGATTGCGATCAGAGGGAACACAACATATGATCTGAATGAAGATTTCAAG GTGATTCGGCACTCTGAGAGCTGGGACGTCTCTGCGCTTGAGGCCATCGCTCAGATCTTCGTCTCGGCCCCGGAGCAGCTGGAAGGCATCTGA